In one window of Parafrankia discariae DNA:
- a CDS encoding WhiB family transcriptional regulator has translation MQDRETEPKKPPVSEVTPVFDPSIVSRIERERLVLPCWDVDPELFFAESPADVESAKSVCVDCPVRLACLAAAIDRNEPWGVWGGELVVTGRVVPRKRPRGRPRKEVAA, from the coding sequence ATGCAAGACCGAGAAACCGAACCGAAGAAACCGCCAGTGTCGGAGGTGACCCCGGTGTTCGACCCCTCGATCGTTTCCCGGATCGAGCGGGAGCGTCTCGTCCTGCCCTGCTGGGACGTGGACCCCGAGCTTTTCTTCGCTGAGTCCCCGGCGGACGTCGAGTCCGCCAAGTCCGTCTGTGTGGACTGCCCGGTGCGACTCGCCTGTCTGGCAGCCGCCATCGACAGGAACGAACCGTGGGGAGTCTGGGGAGGTGAACTCGTCGTGACGGGCCGTGTCGTGCCCCGCAAGCGCCCCCGTGGCCGCCCGCGCAAGGAGGTGGCCGCCTGA